In Pseudoalteromonas sp. NC201, a single window of DNA contains:
- a CDS encoding outer membrane protein transport protein has product MNKVLLGLIASGAILSSSQALAAAFQLAEQNVSGLGRAYAGEASAADDASVVARNPALMGKLSGTQLSVAAMYVQPDVSLTGTGTSNGIPASALNDNSIAPSAIIPAIYATHKYNDQWSIGAGIYSQFGLSTEFDKDYVAGQIAGETEIKTVNLGISAAYQIDEQWSVAFGINEVYADAKIVRNLGATTTGLPASTQAVHLEGDDYGFGWNLGVAYQIDENNLIGFHYRSETDITFDGHFSNDLPAAMGGLNGASLPGSVDVTLPAIAEISGSHKLNQETSLHYSVLWTGWNSFDELEAVVGNAGSVFTKEENFSNSLRFAVGADYQLSNAVKLRAGMAYDESPADENHLSISIPDTDRTWYSFGAEYTLANQATVDFGISVLRGKTQTFTEADRFSEWGYRSKGHAMIFGLQYNHKF; this is encoded by the coding sequence ATGAACAAAGTATTATTAGGTCTTATCGCATCAGGTGCGATTTTATCGTCATCACAAGCACTAGCTGCCGCCTTCCAACTTGCGGAACAAAACGTCTCTGGCCTTGGTCGTGCTTATGCGGGTGAAGCATCTGCAGCCGACGATGCGTCAGTGGTTGCACGTAATCCAGCATTGATGGGTAAGCTATCAGGCACGCAATTATCAGTAGCAGCTATGTATGTTCAACCGGACGTAAGCCTGACGGGAACAGGTACTAGCAATGGTATCCCTGCATCAGCGTTAAATGACAACAGCATCGCACCAAGTGCTATTATTCCTGCTATTTATGCAACGCACAAATATAACGACCAATGGTCGATTGGTGCTGGTATCTATTCACAGTTTGGTCTATCTACAGAATTCGATAAGGATTATGTTGCAGGTCAAATCGCGGGTGAAACTGAAATTAAGACCGTTAACTTAGGTATTTCTGCTGCTTACCAAATTGATGAGCAATGGAGCGTAGCGTTTGGTATTAATGAAGTTTATGCCGATGCTAAAATCGTTCGTAACCTTGGTGCGACAACGACAGGTTTGCCAGCCAGTACTCAGGCGGTACACTTAGAAGGTGACGATTATGGCTTTGGTTGGAACCTAGGCGTTGCTTATCAAATCGATGAAAACAACCTAATCGGCTTCCATTACCGCAGTGAAACAGATATCACATTTGATGGTCACTTTAGTAACGACTTACCAGCAGCGATGGGCGGCTTGAATGGCGCGTCACTACCAGGTTCAGTGGATGTAACGTTACCTGCGATTGCTGAGATCTCAGGTTCTCATAAATTAAACCAAGAAACCTCACTACACTACAGCGTACTTTGGACAGGTTGGAATAGTTTTGATGAACTTGAAGCTGTAGTTGGTAACGCAGGTTCAGTATTCACTAAAGAAGAGAATTTCTCTAATTCATTACGTTTTGCCGTTGGCGCTGACTATCAGCTTAGTAATGCGGTGAAACTACGTGCAGGTATGGCATATGATGAGTCACCAGCGGATGAAAACCATCTATCTATCTCAATTCCTGATACAGACCGTACTTGGTACTCATTTGGTGCGGAGTATACACTTGCTAACCAAGCAACTGTAGATTTCGGGATCAGTGTTTTAAGAGGTAAAACACAAACTTTCACTGAAGCTGACAGATTCAGTGAGTGGGGCTATCGCTCTAAAGGCCATGCGATGATCTTTGGTCTTCAGTATAACCACAAGTTCTAA
- a CDS encoding HD-GYP domain-containing protein: protein MQIVLPIEDLRPGMFVDNVHKHKSDAGIKIKSRGMVRDEAIIQKLIDKGVLELTIDFTQSDIPVPQKYQQPAELVTDAPQAPEEPAAKNGMDGSLSTARSKPKSKAKTVSKEQTLQQEFAVAMQKFEKNNRQIQSLYGDVTSGLKVDMSLINEVSKDIVDSVLRNSNAMAILTRIKDKDAYNWRHMTNCAILITVFAKHLGLQHHIIEQLAMGAMLHDIGHAKLPQGLINKPGNFTDLEYRAVKKHVAQSLGLSKGESGITPIMLDMIINHHERLDGTGYPRGIKDGALSTAARMMAIVDVYDAITSDQHHKEADEPINALRFLLSSKKQFDPILVQRFIKCMGVHPVGTIVKLTNERLGLVLEGNKHAPTAPLVRVFYNTKHLHHVTAKDLDLSESEIKVIASVRPLDYQINLSRLLRDQLLI, encoded by the coding sequence ATGCAGATTGTCCTCCCAATTGAAGATCTTAGACCTGGCATGTTTGTGGATAATGTTCACAAGCATAAGTCTGACGCGGGTATTAAGATCAAATCTCGGGGAATGGTCAGAGATGAAGCCATCATTCAAAAGCTGATTGACAAAGGAGTACTGGAGCTCACTATAGACTTTACGCAGAGCGATATTCCTGTACCACAGAAATACCAGCAGCCAGCAGAACTGGTCACTGACGCACCACAAGCCCCTGAAGAACCTGCCGCCAAAAATGGCATGGATGGCAGTCTTTCCACCGCTCGCAGCAAGCCAAAATCCAAAGCCAAAACGGTGAGTAAAGAACAAACTTTGCAGCAAGAATTTGCGGTTGCGATGCAAAAGTTTGAAAAGAATAACCGTCAGATCCAAAGCCTCTATGGAGATGTAACATCGGGTTTGAAGGTCGATATGAGCCTCATCAATGAGGTAAGTAAAGACATCGTCGATTCGGTACTGCGTAATTCAAATGCGATGGCGATTTTAACTCGGATCAAAGACAAAGATGCCTACAATTGGCGTCATATGACCAATTGCGCAATTCTGATCACCGTATTTGCCAAGCACCTCGGTTTGCAACATCACATTATTGAACAGTTAGCCATGGGGGCGATGTTGCATGACATTGGTCACGCTAAGTTACCCCAGGGGCTTATCAATAAGCCGGGCAATTTTACCGATCTTGAATATCGTGCGGTCAAAAAACATGTGGCGCAGTCTTTAGGGTTGAGCAAAGGAGAGTCTGGGATCACGCCAATCATGCTGGACATGATCATCAACCATCATGAACGCTTAGATGGTACAGGCTATCCCAGAGGGATTAAAGACGGCGCACTCAGCACCGCGGCAAGAATGATGGCGATTGTGGATGTATACGACGCTATAACCTCAGATCAGCACCACAAAGAGGCTGATGAGCCTATTAATGCATTACGCTTTTTGCTGTCGAGTAAAAAGCAATTTGATCCTATTTTAGTGCAGCGTTTTATTAAGTGTATGGGAGTTCACCCCGTAGGAACTATTGTTAAACTGACCAACGAGCGATTAGGGTTGGTACTCGAGGGCAATAAACATGCACCCACGGCGCCTCTTGTACGAGTGTTTTACAATACCAAACATCTCCACCATGTTACGGCAAAAGATTTGGATTTAAGCGAGTCAGAGATAAAAGTGATCGCAAGTGTCAGGCCGCTTGATTATCAAATTAACCTCTCACGATTGCTAAGAGATCAATTACTGATTTAA
- the rraB gene encoding ribonuclease E inhibitor RraB has product MENWREISEDIVSSLLEDGSNPETLYEVEHHFVSEDFDKLEAAALAAFKLGYDVEEPAELELEDGGKIWGFDVVVEAELDTDVIMEDVDKLEKVALDAGVEYDGWGTYFQE; this is encoded by the coding sequence ATGGAAAACTGGCGTGAGATAAGTGAAGACATCGTTTCTTCACTGCTAGAAGACGGTTCAAACCCTGAAACGCTTTATGAAGTAGAACATCACTTTGTAAGTGAGGATTTTGACAAGCTGGAAGCAGCAGCATTAGCGGCATTTAAATTGGGCTATGATGTTGAAGAACCAGCAGAGCTTGAGCTCGAAGACGGCGGTAAAATTTGGGGCTTTGATGTTGTAGTAGAAGCCGAACTGGATACCGACGTTATCATGGAAGACGTAGACAAGTTAGAAAAGGTTGCACTAGACGCTGGCGTTGAATACGACGGCTGGGGAACTTATTTCCAAGAATAG
- a CDS encoding 1-acylglycerol-3-phosphate O-acyltransferase, producing the protein MIAIIRILLLTVFIIVSGICGLLLCIVRPFHANNVHTIAKWYGYMSKLIGVELVITQHENAKHVVPAMYVANHQNNYDLFTLPAVVPKNTVSMGKKSLKWIPFFGQMYWLSGNILIDRANRSKALGTLTKSAKKITESKLSVWMFPEGTRSYGRGLLPFKTGAFHTAMSANVPIIPVCMSSTHEQIKLNRWNNGKVYIDMLEPEYLDPEVPARDHAAQIHAKMAQRIAELDAKARLK; encoded by the coding sequence TTGATTGCCATTATACGAATTCTCTTATTAACAGTGTTTATCATTGTTAGTGGTATTTGCGGATTGTTATTGTGCATTGTGCGCCCTTTTCATGCTAACAATGTGCACACGATAGCCAAATGGTATGGCTATATGTCAAAGTTGATAGGCGTTGAGTTGGTGATAACGCAGCATGAAAATGCCAAGCATGTTGTCCCCGCGATGTATGTTGCAAATCACCAAAATAATTATGATCTCTTTACGCTGCCGGCCGTGGTGCCAAAAAACACCGTCAGCATGGGAAAAAAAAGTTTAAAGTGGATCCCGTTTTTTGGACAAATGTATTGGCTATCTGGCAACATTTTGATTGATAGAGCCAATCGTTCTAAAGCCTTAGGAACACTGACCAAATCAGCAAAAAAAATCACCGAGTCAAAACTATCGGTTTGGATGTTCCCTGAAGGGACCAGAAGCTATGGTCGCGGTTTGTTGCCATTTAAAACCGGGGCATTTCACACCGCAATGAGCGCCAATGTGCCTATTATCCCAGTATGTATGAGTTCAACGCATGAGCAGATAAAGCTCAATCGTTGGAATAATGGTAAGGTCTATATCGACATGCTAGAACCGGAATATTTAGACCCTGAAGTGCCAGCAAGGGATCACGCTGCTCAGATCCATGCTAAAATGGCTCAAAGAATAGCTGAATTAGATGCAAAAGCGAGATTAAAATAA
- the rpoH gene encoding RNA polymerase sigma factor RpoH, with product MTKDLYALALTGQQSASVEGYLQSVSTIPMLGAEEEKKLATRLQEEGDLNAAKQLIMSHLRFVAHIAKSYSGYGLPQADLIQEGNIGLMKAVKRFDPSVGVRLVSFAVHWIKAEIHEYVLKNWRIVKVATTKAQRKLFFNLRKNKKRLGWFNQDEVTTVANELGVSEKEVREMESRMAGQDMGFDLSADDDESQAGNFSPVQYLTDTSSDLAEEVEQEQWQEQSHNRLFAALKTLDERSQDIVSARWLADEKATLQDLAEKYSVSAERVRQLEKSAMKKLQNAMS from the coding sequence ATGACTAAAGATTTATACGCATTAGCACTAACTGGGCAGCAAAGCGCAAGCGTTGAAGGTTACCTTCAATCTGTAAGCACAATACCTATGCTTGGCGCTGAGGAAGAGAAAAAACTTGCGACACGTCTTCAGGAAGAAGGGGATCTTAACGCGGCTAAGCAACTCATTATGTCTCATTTGAGATTTGTTGCTCACATCGCAAAAAGTTATTCGGGCTATGGCCTACCTCAGGCTGATTTAATCCAAGAAGGAAATATTGGGTTGATGAAAGCAGTAAAGCGTTTTGACCCAAGCGTGGGTGTGCGCCTTGTTTCTTTTGCGGTACATTGGATTAAAGCAGAAATCCATGAATATGTATTAAAGAACTGGCGTATTGTTAAAGTTGCGACGACAAAAGCGCAGCGTAAATTATTCTTCAATCTACGCAAAAATAAAAAGCGTTTAGGTTGGTTTAACCAAGACGAAGTGACAACGGTTGCAAACGAGCTTGGTGTAAGTGAGAAAGAAGTTCGCGAGATGGAGTCTCGTATGGCAGGCCAAGATATGGGCTTTGACCTATCTGCTGACGATGATGAAAGCCAAGCTGGTAACTTCTCTCCAGTACAGTATTTAACAGACACAAGTAGCGACCTTGCCGAAGAAGTTGAGCAAGAACAGTGGCAAGAGCAGTCACATAATCGCCTATTTGCAGCACTGAAAACGCTTGATGAACGCTCTCAAGATATCGTAAGTGCACGTTGGCTTGCTGACGAAAAAGCAACATTACAAGATCTTGCTGAGAAATATAGCGTGTCGGCAGAGCGTGTACGCCAGCTAGAAAAGTCAGCAATGAAAAAGCTGCAAAACGCAATGAGTTAA
- the ftsX gene encoding permease-like cell division protein FtsX has product MSLLFKGRGNQAEQSKKSIFHHFYFFCLMIIRQGVQSLGEMWRTPMASLMTILVLGLSLTLPATLYVVVKNVQQVSSGFKEASEISLFVKDEMTEAQTQTLVKRLALYPEIEKVVLISKSQALDEFKSMSGFGQALNYLEENPLPNVVLVTPVSRFRKPQAATELLTKLEKEREVEFGKLDIEWLERLNALLGLLKESVITVGFLLLSAVILIIGNTIRLSIMDKKEEIQVLKLVGATNTFIQAPFLWTGVWYGIVGGLVAFICVGLMLWWLESAVSTVVGVYQSNFVLQGMAGNELLVLLGTAITLGFVGSFLSVHRYIKEIEPEKV; this is encoded by the coding sequence ATGAGTTTGCTGTTTAAAGGACGAGGAAATCAGGCTGAACAGAGTAAAAAATCGATATTTCATCATTTTTACTTTTTTTGTTTGATGATTATTCGTCAAGGTGTACAGAGCCTTGGGGAAATGTGGCGTACGCCAATGGCCTCTTTAATGACTATTCTAGTTTTGGGGCTCAGCCTGACATTGCCCGCGACGCTTTATGTGGTAGTGAAAAATGTACAGCAGGTAAGTAGCGGGTTTAAAGAGGCATCTGAAATATCATTGTTCGTTAAAGATGAAATGACTGAGGCACAGACACAAACTCTGGTGAAGCGACTTGCACTCTATCCAGAAATAGAAAAAGTAGTACTGATAAGTAAAAGCCAAGCTTTGGATGAATTTAAGTCAATGTCAGGCTTTGGTCAGGCGCTTAACTATTTAGAAGAAAACCCGCTGCCTAATGTTGTGCTGGTAACGCCTGTTAGTCGTTTTAGAAAACCACAAGCCGCAACAGAGCTTCTTACTAAACTTGAAAAAGAGCGCGAGGTCGAGTTTGGTAAGCTGGATATTGAATGGCTAGAGCGCCTAAATGCACTACTGGGGTTACTAAAAGAAAGTGTGATCACCGTGGGGTTTCTATTGCTTAGCGCCGTTATCTTGATTATTGGAAATACCATACGCTTATCCATCATGGACAAGAAAGAAGAAATTCAAGTGCTAAAACTGGTGGGAGCGACCAATACCTTTATTCAGGCTCCGTTTCTTTGGACTGGTGTATGGTATGGCATAGTCGGTGGTTTGGTTGCCTTTATCTGTGTTGGCCTTATGTTGTGGTGGCTGGAGTCAGCTGTATCTACAGTTGTTGGGGTATATCAAAGCAACTTTGTGCTTCAGGGAATGGCAGGGAATGAACTTTTAGTGCTACTTGGCACTGCAATTACTTTAGGGTTTGTAGGCTCTTTTCTTTCTGTACACCGTTATATCAAAGAGATTGAACCTGAAAAGGTATGA
- the ftsE gene encoding cell division ATP-binding protein FtsE, with product MIKFEQVSKTYPGGHKALEKVSFELANGELAFLTGHSGAGKSTLLKLVSVMERPSAGRVYINGVDLNTVSNRQVPFVRRDIGIIFQNHRLLERYSVFDNVALPLVIEGTHHKQITKRVHAALDKVGLLDKAKCHPSVLSGGEQQRVGIARAIVNSPPLLLADEPTGNLDPELSMEILNLFEEFNRRGTSVLIATHDLGLIARMKYRSFTLNQGRMLQDPLAEDTL from the coding sequence ATGATTAAATTTGAGCAAGTGAGCAAAACTTATCCTGGTGGGCACAAAGCACTGGAAAAAGTGAGCTTTGAACTTGCAAATGGAGAACTCGCATTTTTAACCGGCCACAGTGGCGCTGGTAAAAGTACATTATTAAAGTTGGTTAGCGTGATGGAAAGGCCATCAGCAGGCCGTGTCTACATTAATGGTGTCGATCTCAATACGGTATCTAACCGGCAAGTTCCTTTTGTTCGCCGAGATATTGGGATTATTTTTCAAAACCACCGCCTACTCGAACGTTACAGCGTATTTGATAACGTCGCACTACCTTTAGTTATTGAAGGTACTCACCATAAACAGATCACCAAAAGAGTACATGCCGCTCTGGACAAGGTGGGTTTGCTTGATAAAGCAAAGTGCCATCCGAGTGTGTTATCTGGAGGTGAACAGCAACGTGTTGGCATAGCAAGAGCGATTGTTAACTCGCCGCCTTTGCTGCTTGCAGATGAACCTACGGGGAACTTAGACCCAGAACTATCGATGGAAATTCTGAACCTATTTGAAGAATTTAATCGCCGTGGTACATCCGTTCTTATCGCTACTCATGATTTGGGGTTAATAGCACGTATGAAATACCGTAGCTTCACGCTTAATCAAGGACGCATGCTACAAGATCCGCTTGCGGAGGACACGCTATGA
- the rsmD gene encoding 16S rRNA (guanine(966)-N(2))-methyltransferase RsmD yields the protein MRKSKPKSNTKQSGFIRLISGKHKGRKLPVHDVVGLRPTTDRMKETVFNWLMQDVRDAKVLDCFAGAGSLGFEAISRFAASGTFIELDKTAATQLSNNATLLKLDNVEIINTDALTMLANNLKQQQYDLVFIDPPFRKGLVTPCCDLLESQSWLSEDALIYVEFEQEAQPETPENWQVIKEKHAGQVICRLYQR from the coding sequence ATGAGAAAATCTAAGCCTAAGTCAAATACCAAACAGTCTGGTTTCATCCGCCTGATCAGTGGTAAGCATAAAGGTCGCAAGTTACCAGTTCATGATGTTGTGGGATTAAGACCAACAACAGATAGAATGAAAGAAACCGTTTTTAATTGGCTCATGCAGGACGTAAGAGACGCAAAAGTACTCGATTGCTTTGCCGGTGCTGGCAGTCTAGGATTTGAGGCTATTTCACGCTTCGCTGCAAGCGGAACTTTTATCGAACTGGATAAAACCGCGGCGACGCAGCTTAGCAATAATGCAACTTTACTCAAACTGGATAACGTTGAAATCATTAATACCGACGCGTTAACCATGCTGGCAAATAACCTTAAGCAACAGCAATATGACTTGGTTTTTATTGACCCACCCTTTCGCAAAGGGCTTGTGACTCCTTGTTGTGACTTACTTGAATCACAATCTTGGCTCAGCGAAGACGCACTCATCTACGTTGAATTTGAACAAGAGGCACAACCTGAAACACCAGAAAATTGGCAAGTGATTAAAGAAAAGCATGCAGGACAAGTGATCTGCCGCCTTTATCAGCGCTGA
- the rpsU gene encoding 30S ribosomal protein S21 has translation MPVIKVRENEPFDVALRRFKRSCEKAGILSEVRRREHYEKPTAERKRKKAAAVKRHMKKLSRENARRVKLY, from the coding sequence ATGCCAGTAATTAAAGTAAGAGAAAACGAGCCGTTTGACGTTGCACTACGTCGTTTCAAACGTTCATGTGAAAAAGCAGGTATCCTTTCTGAAGTTCGTCGTCGCGAGCACTACGAGAAGCCAACTGCTGAGCGTAAGCGCAAAAAAGCTGCAGCGGTTAAGCGTCACATGAAGAAGCTTTCTCGCGAAAACGCACGTCGCGTTAAATTATACTAA
- a CDS encoding GatB/YqeY domain-containing protein: MSLLVTLKDAQKEAMKAKEKLRLGAIRAVLAEIKQREIDNQTTLDDAGITAVLVKLVKQRRDSYTQYKDAGREDLADIEANEISVLETFLPKPLSEDEIVELIDAVIAQTGASGMQDMGKVMGAIKAEAEGRADMGKVSGLIKQRLTA, from the coding sequence ATGAGCTTATTAGTTACGCTAAAAGACGCGCAAAAAGAAGCGATGAAAGCCAAAGAGAAACTTCGTCTTGGCGCGATTCGTGCGGTACTTGCTGAAATTAAACAGCGAGAAATCGACAACCAAACTACACTAGACGACGCAGGCATTACTGCGGTTTTAGTTAAATTGGTTAAGCAGCGTCGCGATTCTTATACCCAGTATAAAGATGCAGGGCGTGAAGACTTAGCTGATATCGAAGCTAACGAAATTAGCGTACTTGAGACATTCCTTCCTAAGCCACTTAGCGAAGATGAAATTGTCGAGCTAATTGATGCCGTGATTGCACAAACTGGTGCGTCAGGCATGCAAGACATGGGCAAAGTAATGGGTGCGATTAAAGCAGAAGCTGAAGGTCGTGCTGATATGGGTAAAGTCTCTGGTTTAATTAAGCAAAGACTTACCGCTTAA
- the dnaG gene encoding DNA primase has translation MKGKIPRQFIDDLLARADIVELIDGRVGLKKAGKDYQACCPFHNEKTPSFTVSRDKQFYHCFGCGANGNAISFLMEYDKLEFVDAIEELAALLNLEVPRENAPQGPQRSMEEKKSDYDLMLQAAKFYQHQLKHHSNATQVIDYVKGRGLSGETVQKFMIGYAPPEWESLCNQIARKPEHKQQLLDLKLASEKSAGRQFDFFRDRLMFPIRDKRGRVIAFGGRIMGADQGPKYLNSPETRIFHKSFELYGFYEAKQAHKQLDKVLIVEGYMDVVALAEKGIDYAVAALGTATTAEHMQTLFRNTNRVICCYDGDRAGRDAAWRALDHALPNLKDGKSLQFVFLPDGEDPDSLVQQEGKDAFEARLDTATDYTQVLFTKLREQCDLTNDAGKSKLLTDAIPLISKIPSDYYQESLLTTLARLIGRTREQLSAKLASNKQQNKIERQFKVTPMRRAIGLLLQHPQLAQTVEYMPELGEMAIPGIQLLLSLQMLCHDNPQINTAQLLEHYRDQVEFDALKKLAVWQHGVAEGRLEDEFKNTFQFIEDQCLNYRLETLLIKEKTEGLTNDERLECALLTQALKQ, from the coding sequence ATGAAAGGCAAAATCCCTAGACAGTTTATTGATGACTTGCTCGCAAGAGCGGACATTGTCGAGCTCATAGACGGTCGTGTGGGATTAAAAAAAGCAGGAAAAGACTATCAAGCCTGCTGTCCATTTCACAATGAAAAAACGCCTTCATTTACAGTGTCACGTGATAAACAGTTTTATCATTGCTTCGGCTGTGGTGCTAATGGCAACGCAATTTCCTTTTTAATGGAATACGACAAGCTTGAGTTTGTCGATGCTATTGAAGAATTAGCCGCCCTATTAAACTTAGAAGTACCACGCGAAAACGCCCCGCAAGGGCCGCAGCGTTCAATGGAAGAAAAAAAGTCTGATTATGACTTAATGCTCCAAGCCGCTAAGTTTTATCAGCATCAGTTAAAACATCATAGCAATGCCACTCAAGTAATTGACTACGTAAAAGGCCGCGGCCTGAGTGGCGAAACTGTACAAAAGTTTATGATTGGTTATGCACCACCTGAATGGGAGTCATTGTGTAATCAAATAGCCCGCAAGCCTGAGCACAAACAACAGCTACTTGATTTGAAATTAGCATCAGAAAAGTCAGCTGGCCGCCAATTTGACTTCTTCCGCGATCGCTTGATGTTCCCTATTCGTGATAAACGTGGTCGTGTCATCGCATTTGGCGGAAGGATAATGGGTGCAGATCAAGGCCCTAAATATCTAAACTCGCCTGAAACACGCATTTTCCATAAAAGTTTCGAACTTTATGGTTTTTATGAAGCTAAACAAGCCCATAAGCAATTAGATAAAGTGTTGATTGTGGAAGGCTATATGGACGTCGTTGCCCTTGCAGAAAAAGGCATTGATTACGCCGTTGCCGCGTTAGGCACTGCAACCACAGCTGAACATATGCAAACTTTGTTTCGAAATACCAACAGAGTGATATGCTGCTATGACGGTGACAGAGCTGGCCGCGATGCGGCTTGGCGTGCACTTGACCATGCTTTACCTAATTTAAAAGACGGTAAGTCTCTACAGTTTGTCTTTTTACCTGATGGTGAAGATCCAGACTCATTAGTACAGCAAGAAGGCAAAGACGCCTTTGAAGCGCGGCTGGACACGGCAACCGATTATACGCAAGTATTGTTTACCAAATTACGCGAGCAATGCGACCTTACAAATGATGCAGGCAAATCCAAGCTGCTTACCGATGCCATTCCACTGATCAGCAAAATACCCAGTGACTACTACCAAGAGAGTTTGTTAACTACCTTAGCTAGATTAATTGGTCGTACTCGTGAGCAACTTAGTGCTAAATTGGCAAGTAACAAACAGCAGAATAAAATTGAGCGCCAATTTAAAGTCACGCCAATGCGTCGAGCGATTGGCTTACTGCTCCAACATCCACAGCTTGCGCAAACGGTTGAGTATATGCCTGAACTCGGTGAAATGGCGATCCCAGGTATTCAGCTGCTACTGAGCTTACAAATGTTATGTCACGATAACCCGCAAATAAACACAGCGCAGTTACTTGAACATTATCGCGACCAGGTTGAATTCGATGCCTTGAAAAAGCTTGCGGTGTGGCAACATGGCGTTGCTGAAGGCAGGCTAGAAGACGAATTTAAAAATACTTTTCAATTTATTGAAGATCAGTGTTTAAATTATCGCCTAGAGACCCTATTAATAAAGGAGAAAACCGAAGGCCTAACAAATGATGAGCGGCTAGAATGCGCACTCCTTACCCAAGCGCTTAAACAGTAG